ATATGACAAGACATATGGGATGTGGCCGTGGGTAAGAGATTATCCGAAAGCGTTCGTAACGTTTGTCGGTTATATGGATCTTTTGGCGGGTTTCGGTTTAATCTTGCCTCAGTTAACGGGGGTGTTGCCTTGGCTTACGCCGTTAGCGGCGCTGGGGGCTTCCGTGATTTTGACTCTGGCCGTCGCGCTTCATATGAAAAGAAACGAGATGAAAGATGCAATCCCTAATATTG
The window above is part of the Paenibacillus hamazuiensis genome. Proteins encoded here:
- a CDS encoding DoxX family protein; translated protein: MNAALWVVQIVLTLLFLMGGVMKIFLYDKTYGMWPWVRDYPKAFVTFVGYMDLLAGFGLILPQLTGVLPWLTPLAALGASVILTLAVALHMKRNEMKDAIPNIAFLALAVFVLIGRFH